The Actinomycetota bacterium genome includes the window TTTGATCCAACATCAAATTATCCATTTAAGGGAAATATTGATATTGATAAATTAAAAAATTTAATAGAAGACAAAGGAAAAGACAAAATCCCACTGGTTATGATAACTATTACTTGTAATAGCGGTGGTGGACAACCTGCTTCAATGGAAAATATTAAGAAAGTAAGAGAATTAACAAAAAAATATGATATACCATTCTTTCTTGATGCTTGCAGATTTGCTGAAAATGCTTACTTTATCAAAAAAAGAGAGATAGGCTATGAAAATAAGAGCATTAAAGAAATAGTATTAGAAATGATGAGTTATAGTGATGGATGTACTTTTAGTGGTAAGAAAGATGCACTTTCTAATATTGGTGGTTTTTTAGCATTAAATGATGAGAAACTATATTTAGAAGGAGCTACATGGTTAGTATTATTTGAGGGATTTATAACCTATGGTGGTATGTCAGGAAGGGATATGGAAGCAATGGCACAAGGTCTTGAAGAAGTATTAGATGAGAATTATTTAGAAACAAGAATAAAACAGGTGGAGTATCTTGGTAATAGATTTCTTGAAGCTAATATTCCAATTATTCAACCAATAGGAGGTCATGCAGTATATATTGATGTAGGTAGATTTTTACCTCATATTTCTAAAGATAATTTTCCAGGGCAGGCGTTAGCAGTTGAACTATACTTGGAAGCTGGAATAAGAAGTGTGGAAATAGGAACAGTTCTTGCAGGAAGAGAACCTAAAACTGGAAAAAATATCCATCCAAAGCTTGAACTTTTAAGGCTTGCTATACCAAGAAGAGTTTATACTAATGCTCATATGAATGTTGTTGCTAATGCGTTAATTAATATATATGAAAAAAGAGAAAAGATAAGAGGGTTAAGATTTGTATATGAACCTCCAAGATTGCGACATTTCTTGGCTCGATTTCAACCGATATAAATTAATTTTTTAATTCTTAAAAGATATGTGTTTAACTCATTTAGCTCTACACTTCAATTTATTTTAATACGTTGCAAGTCTTAAATAATATTTAGAAATTAGAGGAATTTACGTTGAGATCGAAGTGCAAAAGACTTACTATCAATAGCTCTTGCTATAGCTAATCTTCCATCCAAATGATCGCATTCATGCTGCAATAGCTCCGATAAATCATCCTTCAAGGTCATGGTATGTCCTTTCCAGTCAAGGTCAAAAAATGTTATGTCGCATTGTGCATGCCTACAAACATATACAAGTAAGTCTGGAAAACTCATGCAATCATCCCAAAGATCTATCATCTTTTTACTTTTGTTTGTAATTGTTGGATTAATAAAGACTTGAGATTTATCTATTTCCATATAGATAAGTCTTTTCATGATACCAATTTGCGGAGCAGTTATTGCTCGACCAGTATTATAGCGTTTGCGAAAATCTAATAACGTATCTTGTAAGTCTGTGATAACTGGTTTCAACAGTTCCAATTCATCTCTCTTGATTGGGTCGCACACTTGGTACAATTTTGGATTTCCTAATAATAAAACATCTCTAACTGCCAATTTCTTTCCTTATTTTATAATCTATGAATTATTAGAATTAAATTAACTCCTATAGTTTAAATATACTTGATAATCCTAAATGAGCTGAATAAAAATTGATAATTCTTTATATTATATATTATTTTTTTCTCTCAAATGTTAACTTATCGCCTTTAGCACCTATTAGTATAAAATCTCCTTCATTAAATTCTCCAGAGAGAATTTTCATAGCTAAAACATTCTGTATATCTTTCTTCATAACTCTTTCAAGTGGTCTAGCTCCATAAGCTAGCTCATATCCCTTTTCTGCT containing:
- a CDS encoding tryptophanase; the encoded protein is MKNNNYQAEYYKIKMIEPLKKTTREYRENLLKKIGYNLFYLDSKDVFIDLLTDSGTSAMSDSQWSAMMVGDEAYAGSSSFHRLEDAIKKNMGYKYVLPTHQGRAAENILFLIMIKKGDYVPNNMYFDTTKAHVLHKKGNPVDVVCDEAFDPTSNYPFKGNIDIDKLKNLIEDKGKDKIPLVMITITCNSGGGQPASMENIKKVRELTKKYDIPFFLDACRFAENAYFIKKREIGYENKSIKEIVLEMMSYSDGCTFSGKKDALSNIGGFLALNDEKLYLEGATWLVLFEGFITYGGMSGRDMEAMAQGLEEVLDENYLETRIKQVEYLGNRFLEANIPIIQPIGGHAVYIDVGRFLPHISKDNFPGQALAVELYLEAGIRSVEIGTVLAGREPKTGKNIHPKLELLRLAIPRRVYTNAHMNVVANALINIYEKREKIRGLRFVYEPPRLRHFLARFQPI
- a CDS encoding peptide deformylase, coding for MAVRDVLLLGNPKLYQVCDPIKRDELELLKPVITDLQDTLLDFRKRYNTGRAITAPQIGIMKRLIYMEIDKSQVFINPTITNKSKKMIDLWDDCMSFPDLLVYVCRHAQCDITFFDLDWKGHTMTLKDDLSELLQHECDHLDGRLAIARAIDSKSFALRSQRKFL